In the Nicotiana tabacum cultivar K326 chromosome 16, ASM71507v2, whole genome shotgun sequence genome, one interval contains:
- the LOC142170144 gene encoding uncharacterized protein LOC142170144: MPDTAETSVVPATAGSGVNLDPNYPYFLHSSDAPGMSLVNAVFDDRGLEAWRRSVLIALSVKNKLGFINGSFPSPVATSKDHQPWSRCNDMVTSWLLNSLSKDIGDSVIYSKSTMDLWTSLEHRFGQFNGAKLYHL, from the coding sequence ATGCCTGATACTGCTGAAACCTCAGTAGTTCCAGCTACTGCAGGAAGTGGTGTCAATCTTGACCCAAATTACCCCTACTTCCTTCATTCCTCAGATGCACCTGGAATGAGTCTAGTGAATGCAGTCTTCGATGACAGAGGTTTAGAAGCCTGGAGGAGATCTGTGTTGATAGCTCTCTCAGTAAAGAATAAGCTGGGATTCATCAATGGAAGTTTCCCATCACCTGTTGCAACCTCGAAGGATCATCAACCATGGAGTAGGTGTAATGACATGGTCACCTCATGGTTACTCAACTCACTGTCCAAAGACATTGGAGACAGTGTCATTTATTCCAAATCTACAATGGATCTGTGGACTAGTCTTGAACACAGATTTGGGCAGTTCAATGGTGCAAAATTATATCACCTATAG